The Ranitomeya imitator isolate aRanImi1 chromosome 6, aRanImi1.pri, whole genome shotgun sequence genome window below encodes:
- the SHH gene encoding sonic hedgehog protein has product MLLLLRALLLGVFISALLLPPTSACGPGRGIGKRRHPKKLTPLTYKQFIPNVVEKTLGASGRYEGKITRNSERFKELTPNYNSDIIFKDEENTAADRLMTQRCKDKLNALAISVMNQWPGVKLRVTEGWDEDGHHSEESLHYEGRAVDITTSDRERSKYGMLARLAVEAGFDWVFYESKAHIHCSVRAENSVAAKSGGCFPGNATVWTEGGGTKAVKELVPGDRVLAADEDGNMVYSDFLLFIDREQNVRKLFYVIETSEPGETLRLTAAHLMFVAQSSSNGTRSFKSVFASNISPGDRVFIANQTSLSLREVTVERVHQEEDIGAYAPVTSHGTVVINGVLASCYAVIEEHSWAHMAFAPLRIAFKLFSFLSPRDYNPSPSHLHVEGVHWYSQVLYQLGTWILDNDSFHPLGMSGRSS; this is encoded by the exons ATGCTCCTGCTGCTGAGAGCTCTGCTCCTGGGGGTCTTCATTAGCGCCCTGCTGCTTCCTCCTACCTCAGCCTGTGGACCAGGCAGGGGGATTGGCAAGAGAAGACACCCTAAAAAGCTGACCCCATTAACCTATAAGCAGTTTATCCCCAATGTGGTAGAGAAGACCCTGGGGGCCAGTGGAAGATATGAAGGAAAGATCACTAGGAACTCGGAAAGGTTTAAGGAGCTCACCCCAAATTATAACTCTGACATCATTTTTAAAGACGAGGAGAACACGGCGGCAGACAGGCTCATGACCCAG AGATGTAAAGACAAACTCAATGCCTTGGCTATCTCAGTGATGAACCAGTGGCCAGGGGTGAAACTTCGGGTCACAGAGGGATGGGATGAAGATGGACACCATTCAGAAGAGTCATTGCATTATGAGGGTCGGGCAGTGGACATCACCACCTCTGATAGGGAACGTAGTAAATATGGCATGTTGGCAAGACTGGCAGTAGAGGCTGGATTTGACTGGGTCTTCTATGAATCCAAAGCTCACATTCATTGCTCGGTGAGAGCAG AGAATTCAGTAGCTGCCAAGTCTGGTGGCTGCTTCCCCGGCAATGCGACAGTGTGGACCGAGGGTGGTGGCACCAAGGCGGTGAAGGAGCTGGTGCCCGGGGACCGGGTGTTGGCAGCCGATGAGGACGGGAACATGGTCTACAGCGACTTCCTCCTGTTCATAGACAGAGAACAGAATGTCAGAAAGTTGTTCTATGTCATAGAGACATCTGAGCCCGGGGAGACCCTCCGCCTGACTGCTGCCCACCTCATGTTTGTGGCACAGAGTTCATCCAATGGCACAAGATCCTTCAAGTCTGTGTTTGCCAGTAATATAAGTCCTGGAGATCGGGTGTTCATAGCCAACCAAACCTCTCTGAGCCTAAGGGAGGTGACAGTAGAGCGAGTCCATCAGGAGGAAGACATTGGAGCCTATGCCCCTGTGACCTCCCATGGCACAGTGGTCATTAATGGAGTGTTGGCATCTTGTTATGCAGTCATTGAGGAACACAGCTGGGCACATATGGCATTTGCCCCTCTAAGAATTGCCTTTAAACTGTTCTCCTTCCTTTCCCCTCGAGACTATAACCCATCCCCCAGCCACCTTCATGTTGAAGGGGTCCACTGGTACTCACAAGTCCTGTACCAGTTAGGAACTTGGATCTTGGATAATGACTCTTTTCACCCACTGGGAATGTCAGGGAGGTCCAGCTGA